The Rhizobiaceae bacterium genome contains the following window.
CCGGCACATTGCGGCGGAAGTCGAACGCAGCGGCGTTCTCAAGGACTATCCAAACATAGACGGTGTGATTTCGCTGGTGCACGGCACCGGCTGCGCCATCGATACGAATGGCGAGGACTACAACCTTCTCAAGCGCACGCAGTGGGGCTACGCGACGAATCCGAATGTCGGTGGGGTGCTGATGGTGGGGCTTGGCTGCGAAGCCTTCCAGATTCCGCGCTGGAAGGAGACATATGGCATCGAGGAGAACACGACTTTTCGCACGCTCACCATTCAGGAAGTCGGCGGCACGCGCGCCACTGTCGAAAAGGGCGTTCAGGCGATCATTGATATGCTGCCCACCGTCAACCAGGTGCGGCGGGAAGCCGCTCCCGTTTCCGAGCTTGTGCTTGCGCTGCAATGCGGAGGATCGGACGGCTATTCCGGCATCACGGCGAACCCGGCGCTGGGCGTTGCCGTGGACATGCTCGTGCGGCAGGGCGGGACGGCGATCCTTTCCGAGACCCCGGAAATCTATGGCGCGGAGCATCTTCTGACCCGCCGTGCGCAAACGCGGGAAGCCGGCGAAAAGCTGGTTGAGCGCATTCGCTGGTGGGAAGGCTACACCGCGCGCAACAATATGCAGATGAACAACAATCCTTCGCCCGGCAACAAGGCAGGCGGTTTGACCACGATCCTCGAAAAGTCGCTCGGCGCGGCGGCCAAGGGCGGCTCCACCAATCTCATGGACGTGTTCAACTATGCCGAACCGGTCACGACGCGCGGCCTCGTGTTCATGGATACGCCCGGATACGATCCCGTGGCCGCCACCGGGCAGGTCGCAGGCGGAGCGAACATATTATGCTTCACGACCGGGCGCGGAT
Protein-coding sequences here:
- a CDS encoding altronate dehydratase family protein, which codes for MPRSIKLHADDNVVVAVEAFAPGDEVLGIQAATRVPRGHKMALARIETGGEVVKYGQVIGFASSPIQPGEWVHEQNVVLHDFERDYQFATARAEIECVPDDERRTFLGYRRTNGKWGTRNYIAVLTSVNCSATAARHIAAEVERSGVLKDYPNIDGVISLVHGTGCAIDTNGEDYNLLKRTQWGYATNPNVGGVLMVGLGCEAFQIPRWKETYGIEENTTFRTLTIQEVGGTRATVEKGVQAIIDMLPTVNQVRREAAPVSELVLALQCGGSDGYSGITANPALGVAVDMLVRQGGTAILSETPEIYGAEHLLTRRAQTREAGEKLVERIRWWEGYTARNNMQMNNNPSPGNKAGGLTTILEKSLGAAAKGGSTNLMDVFNYAEPVTTRGLVFMDTPGYDPVAATGQVAGGANILCFTTGRGSAFGCKPTPSIKLATNNYIFEHMREDMDINCGDVLDGVTLETKGAEIFEEIIRVASGGRTKSEDLGYGDNEFVPWMVGATM